From the genome of Polyodon spathula isolate WHYD16114869_AA chromosome 14, ASM1765450v1, whole genome shotgun sequence, one region includes:
- the LOC121326704 gene encoding histone-lysine N-methyltransferase MECOM-like isoform X4, which yields MRSKGRARKLATSDEGLYEGYPGIALDEITEADSELASFSLPAQDLTSPAVSSEVYTPKEGSPYQAPIYIPDDLPLPPDFELRESDIPSAGLGIWTKRKVNKGERFGPYVGEQQSSLRDPSLGWEILDESGNVKFCIDASQSDIGSWLKHIQFAQCYDQHNLVACQINDQIFYRATRDIEPAEELLLFTKGEEYSYETMAPDIHEERQYRCEECDKFFESKTELLDHQKYPCSSAHSAFSIVDKDFQHKLGDSEHDLQDFHNLHDPQECKECDQVFPDAQSLERHMLTHSEEREYKCDQCPKAFNWKSNLIRHQMSHDSGKHYECENCSKQVFTDPSNLQRHIRSQHVGARAHACPDCGKTFATSSGLKQHKHIHSSVKPFMCEVCHKSYTQFSNLCRHKRMHADCRTQIKCKDCGQMFSTTSSLNKHRRFCEGKNHFAAGGLFGQSISLPGTQILDKTAMANINHSAPGLVDYFGTNRHHGGLTFPAAPGFPFSFPGLFPSGLYHRPPLITASSPAKSPLGTEQNKSPLLTPPQVLSGAPDLFKALNEKSSLTETRSVEHQTGKSSKERPLEKMSDQSESSDLDDVSTPSGSDLETTSGSDLESDLESDKEKNKQNGKALEGKMNNPQNFAAMNNKKKEFSNHSLFPPSLDEQTAVSGAVNDSIKAIASIAEKYFGSTGLAGLQDKKVGALPYPSMFPLPFFPAFSQPMYPFPDRDLRSLPVKMEPQSPSNESKKVHSRNSESPFDLTTKRKEEKPVPFMTSKPVAPQISNPDQPLDLSMGSRSRASTIKTEEPRKKHVFLEDQATDINQPRATASSLQHARQTPFFMDPIYSRVEKRKLNDPFEALKVKYMRHTPGFLFHPQFRLPDQRTWMSAIENMAETLESYNSVKPEASDLIRSVPSMFDFRAPPNALPENLLRKGKERYTCRYCGKIFPRSANLTRHLRTHTGEQPYRCKYCDRSFSISSNLQRHIRNIHNKEKPFKCHLCDRCFGQQTNLDRHLKKHENGNVSGTAMSSPQSELDSSSAILDDKEDTYFNEIRNFIGNTRQNNQSPEHSEEGLNGNQFDEDKGLIPGHESHDLEEEEAEDDLGVEEDEEEEQSDITGKLVGEPIPSNVDDDITHNEIDFEGPNDMQLNCISSPKRFKEEEEEEQDKSGFSALDHIQRFTDMRKMEESEYREAELAAFSAAHLPEAIKQPLYRKSKSQAYAMMLSLADKDSIHATSHTPANMWHSMARAAAESSAIQSLSHV from the exons ATCTTGGACGAGTCTGGCAATGTGAAGTTCTGCATCGATGCCAGTCAGTCGGATATAGGAAGCTGGCTCAAACACATTCAGTTTGCCCAGTGCTATGATCAGCACAATCTTGTTGCATGCCAGATAAACGATCAG atATTCTACAGAGCCACAAGAGACATAGAACCAGCGGAGGAGCTATTGCTGTTTACGAAGGGTGAAGAATATTCATATGAAACAATGGCTCCAGATATACATG AGGAGCGACAGTATCGTTGTGAGGAATGTGACAAGTTCTTTGAGTCCAAAACTGAGCTGCTAGACCACCAGAAGTACCCCTGCAGCTCGGCACACTCTGCATTCTCCATTGTGGACAAGGACTTCCAACATAAACTGGGGGACAGCGAGCATGACCTGCAGGATTTCCACAATCTCCACGATCCCCAGGAGTGCAAGGAGTGCGACCAAGTGTTTCCAGATGCGCAAAG CCTGGAGAGACACATGTTGACCCACTCTGAGGAGCGTGAATATAAGTGTGACCAGTGCCCTAAGGCCTTCAACTGGAAGTCTAATCTGATTCGCCATCAGATGTCACATGACAGTGGAAAGCACTATGAGTGTGAAAACTGTTCAAAG CAGGTATTCACAGACCCCAGTAACCTCCAGAGACACATTCGCTCACAGCATGTGGGCGCTAGGGCTCACGCTTGTCCAGACTGTGGGAAGACCTTTGCCACCTCATCTGGGCTAAAGCAGCACAAGCATATCCACAGTAGTGTCAAGCCCTTCATGT GTGAAGTGTGCCACAAGTCCTACACTCAGTTCTCGAACCTTTGCCGCCACAAGCGGATGCACGCTGACTGCAGAACACAGATTAAATGCAAAGACTGTGGACAAATGTTCAGCACTACATCCTCCCTGAATAAGCATAGGAGGTTCTGTGAGGGAAAGAACCATTTTGCTGCTGGGGGGCTGTTTGGTCAAAGCATTTCACTCCCTGGTACACAAATTCTGGATAAAACAGCTATGGCTAATATCAATCATAGTGCCCCAGGTCTGGTTGACTATTTTGGGACAAACAGGCATCATGGTGGTCTGACCTTTCCTGCAGCCCCAGGCTTTCCTTTTAGCTTCCCTGGTCTGTTTCCTTCAGGACTTTATCATAGACCACCGTTGATAACGGCAAGTTCCCCTGCGAAAAGTCCGCTAGGtactgaacaaaacaagagccCTCTTCTGACCCCCCCACAGGTGCTGTCTGGTGCTCCAGAcctttttaaagcactgaatgagAAGTCTTCGCTTACTGAAACCAGATCAGTGGAACATCAGACTGGTAAGTCTTCCAAAGAGAGACCCCTTGAAAAAATGAGTGACCAGTCTGAGAGCAGCGACCTGGATGATGTCAGCACACCCAGCGGCAGTGACTTAGAGACGACCTCTGGCTCTGATCTGGAGAGCGATCTGGAGAGTGATAAAGAGAAGAACAAGCAGAACGGGAAGGCTCTTGAAGGCAAAATGAACAACCCTCAGAACTTTGCTGCCATGAACAATAAGAAGAAGGAATTCTCCAACCACTCACTGTTTCCTCCTTCGCTCGATGAACAGACTGCTGTTTCGGGGGCTGTTAATGACTCTATAAAGGCCATCGCATCCATTGCTGAAAAATATTTTGGGTCTACTGGGCTTGCGGGGTTGCAGGACAAAAAAGTTGGCGCTTTGCCCTACCCTTCAATGTTTCCTCTTCCATTTTTTCCGGCCTTCTCTCAACCAATGTATCCATTCCCTGACAGAGACTTGAGGTCTTTACCTGTAAAAATGGAGCCTCAATCACCCAGTAATGAGTCAAAAAAAGTACATAGCAGGAACTCTGAATCACCTTTTGACCTCACCACAAAGCGGAAGGAGGAAAAACCAGTACCCTTTATGACCTCAAAGCCAGTTGCTCCACAGATATCAAACCCAGACCAACCCCTGGACTTGAGCATGGGCAGCAGGAGTCGGGCCAGTACCATCAAAACAGAGGAGCCCCggaaaaaacatgtgtttttagaGGACCAGGCAACAGATATCAACCAGCCCAGAGCCACTGCATCATCATTGCAACATGCTAGGCAAACCCCTTTCTTTATGGACCCAATTTACAG CAGGGTTGAGAAAAGGAAATTAAATGATCCATTTGAAGCTCTCAAGGTAAAATACATGAGGCACACTCCAGGATTCCTCTTTCACCCACAG TTTCGCTTGCCTGATCAGAGAACATGG ATGTCAGCTATTGAAAACATGGCAGAGACACTGGAGAGTTATAATTCAGTAAAACCAGAGGCCAGCGATCTTATACGGTCTGTCCCTTCCATGTTTGACTTCAGGGCCCCTCCAAATGCTCTTCCTGAGAACTTATTGCGAAAGGGCAAGGAGCGCTATACCTGCAG GTACTGTGGTAAGATCTTTCCACGCTCTGCAAACCTAACCCGTCACCTGCGGACACACACCGGAGAACAGCCTTACAG GTGCAAATACTGTGATCGTTCTTTCAGTATCTCCTCCAATTTGCAGCGGCACATTCGTAACATTCATAACAAGGAGAAGCCATTCAAGTGCCACCTGTGTGACCGGTGCTTCGGCCAGCAGACCAACCTGGACAGGCatttgaagaaacatgagaatggaAATGTGTCAG gtaCTGCAATGTCATCACCTCAGTCCGAACTGGACAGCAGTAGTGCAATATTGGACGACAAAGAGGAcacttattttaatgaaatacgGAATTTCATTGGGAACACCAGACAGAACAATCAGTCACCTGAGCATTCCGAGGAAGG TTTGAATGGAAACCAGTTTGACGAGGATAAAGGCTTGATCCCTGGTCATGAGTCACATGACCTAGaagaggaggaggcagaggaTGACCTGGGTGtagaggaagatgaggaagaagAACAGAGTGACATCACGGGAAAACTAGTGGGTGAACCAATCCCAAGCAACGTGGATGATGACATCACCCACAATGAAATTGACTTTGAAGGGCCGAATGACATGCAATTAAACTGCATTTCGTCTCCTAAAAG GTttaaggaggaggaggaggaggagcaggataAGAGTGGGTTCTCTGCGTTGGACCACATTCAGCGCTTCACAGACATGCGGAAAATGGAGGAGAGCGAGTACAGGGAAGCAGAACTGGCAGCTTTCAGTGCCGCCCACCTGCCCGAAGCTATAAAGCAACCGCTCTACAGAAAGTCAAAGTCACAG gcaTATGCCATGATGCTTTCTCTGGCGGACAAGGATTCTATCCATGCCACCTCCCACACTCCTGCAAACATGTGGCACAGCATGGCCAGAGCTGCTGCCGAGTCCAGCGCCATCCAGTCACTGAGCCACGTATGA
- the LOC121326704 gene encoding histone-lysine N-methyltransferase MECOM-like isoform X9, whose product MRSKGRARKLATSDEGLYEGYPGIALDEITEADSELASFSLPAQDLTSPAVSSEVYTPKEGSPYQAPIYIPDDLPLPPDFELRESDIPSAGLGIWTKRKVNKGERFGPYVGEQQSSLRDPSLGWEILDESGNVKFCIDASQSDIGSWLKHIQFAQCYDQHNLVACQINDQIFYRATRDIEPAEELLLFTKGEEYSYETMAPDIHEERQYRCEECDKFFESKTELLDHQKYPCSSAHSAFSIVDKDFQHKLGDSEHDLQDFHNLHDPQECKECDQVFPDAQSLERHMLTHSEEREYKCDQCPKAFNWKSNLIRHQMSHDSGKHYECENCSKQVFTDPSNLQRHIRSQHVGARAHACPDCGKTFATSSGLKQHKHIHSSVKPFMCKSLRPFICEVCHKSYTQFSNLCRHKRMHADCRTQIKCKDCGQMFSTTSSLNKHRRFCEGKNHFAAGGLFGQSISLPGTQILDKTAMANINHSAPGLVDYFGTNRHHGGLTFPAAPGFPFSFPGLFPSGLYHRPPLITASSPAKSPLGTEQNKSPLLTPPQVLSGAPDLFKALNEKSSLTETRSVEHQTGKSSKERPLEKMSDQSESSDLDDVSTPSGSDLETTSGSDLESDLESDKEKNKQNGKALEGKMNNPQNFAAMNNKKKEFSNHSLFPPSLDEQTAVSGAVNDSIKAIASIAEKYFGSTGLAGLQDKKVGALPYPSMFPLPFFPAFSQPMYPFPDRDLRSLPVKMEPQSPSNESKKVHSRNSESPFDLTTKRKEEKPVPFMTSKPVAPQISNPDQPLDLSMGSRSRASTIKTEEPRKKHVFLEDQATDINQPRATASSLQHARQTPFFMDPIYRVEKRKLNDPFEALKVKYMRHTPGFLFHPQMSAIENMAETLESYNSVKPEASDLIRSVPSMFDFRAPPNALPENLLRKGKERYTCRYCGKIFPRSANLTRHLRTHTGEQPYRCKYCDRSFSISSNLQRHIRNIHNKEKPFKCHLCDRCFGQQTNLDRHLKKHENGNVSGTAMSSPQSELDSSSAILDDKEDTYFNEIRNFIGNTRQNNQSPEHSEEGLNGNQFDEDKGLIPGHESHDLEEEEAEDDLGVEEDEEEEQSDITGKLVGEPIPSNVDDDITHNEIDFEGPNDMQLNCISSPKRFKEEEEEEQDKSGFSALDHIQRFTDMRKMEESEYREAELAAFSAAHLPEAIKQPLYRKSKSQAYAMMLSLADKDSIHATSHTPANMWHSMARAAAESSAIQSLSHV is encoded by the exons ATCTTGGACGAGTCTGGCAATGTGAAGTTCTGCATCGATGCCAGTCAGTCGGATATAGGAAGCTGGCTCAAACACATTCAGTTTGCCCAGTGCTATGATCAGCACAATCTTGTTGCATGCCAGATAAACGATCAG atATTCTACAGAGCCACAAGAGACATAGAACCAGCGGAGGAGCTATTGCTGTTTACGAAGGGTGAAGAATATTCATATGAAACAATGGCTCCAGATATACATG AGGAGCGACAGTATCGTTGTGAGGAATGTGACAAGTTCTTTGAGTCCAAAACTGAGCTGCTAGACCACCAGAAGTACCCCTGCAGCTCGGCACACTCTGCATTCTCCATTGTGGACAAGGACTTCCAACATAAACTGGGGGACAGCGAGCATGACCTGCAGGATTTCCACAATCTCCACGATCCCCAGGAGTGCAAGGAGTGCGACCAAGTGTTTCCAGATGCGCAAAG CCTGGAGAGACACATGTTGACCCACTCTGAGGAGCGTGAATATAAGTGTGACCAGTGCCCTAAGGCCTTCAACTGGAAGTCTAATCTGATTCGCCATCAGATGTCACATGACAGTGGAAAGCACTATGAGTGTGAAAACTGTTCAAAG CAGGTATTCACAGACCCCAGTAACCTCCAGAGACACATTCGCTCACAGCATGTGGGCGCTAGGGCTCACGCTTGTCCAGACTGTGGGAAGACCTTTGCCACCTCATCTGGGCTAAAGCAGCACAAGCATATCCACAGTAGTGTCAAGCCCTTCATGTGTAAGTCTTTAAGACCATTCATAT GTGAAGTGTGCCACAAGTCCTACACTCAGTTCTCGAACCTTTGCCGCCACAAGCGGATGCACGCTGACTGCAGAACACAGATTAAATGCAAAGACTGTGGACAAATGTTCAGCACTACATCCTCCCTGAATAAGCATAGGAGGTTCTGTGAGGGAAAGAACCATTTTGCTGCTGGGGGGCTGTTTGGTCAAAGCATTTCACTCCCTGGTACACAAATTCTGGATAAAACAGCTATGGCTAATATCAATCATAGTGCCCCAGGTCTGGTTGACTATTTTGGGACAAACAGGCATCATGGTGGTCTGACCTTTCCTGCAGCCCCAGGCTTTCCTTTTAGCTTCCCTGGTCTGTTTCCTTCAGGACTTTATCATAGACCACCGTTGATAACGGCAAGTTCCCCTGCGAAAAGTCCGCTAGGtactgaacaaaacaagagccCTCTTCTGACCCCCCCACAGGTGCTGTCTGGTGCTCCAGAcctttttaaagcactgaatgagAAGTCTTCGCTTACTGAAACCAGATCAGTGGAACATCAGACTGGTAAGTCTTCCAAAGAGAGACCCCTTGAAAAAATGAGTGACCAGTCTGAGAGCAGCGACCTGGATGATGTCAGCACACCCAGCGGCAGTGACTTAGAGACGACCTCTGGCTCTGATCTGGAGAGCGATCTGGAGAGTGATAAAGAGAAGAACAAGCAGAACGGGAAGGCTCTTGAAGGCAAAATGAACAACCCTCAGAACTTTGCTGCCATGAACAATAAGAAGAAGGAATTCTCCAACCACTCACTGTTTCCTCCTTCGCTCGATGAACAGACTGCTGTTTCGGGGGCTGTTAATGACTCTATAAAGGCCATCGCATCCATTGCTGAAAAATATTTTGGGTCTACTGGGCTTGCGGGGTTGCAGGACAAAAAAGTTGGCGCTTTGCCCTACCCTTCAATGTTTCCTCTTCCATTTTTTCCGGCCTTCTCTCAACCAATGTATCCATTCCCTGACAGAGACTTGAGGTCTTTACCTGTAAAAATGGAGCCTCAATCACCCAGTAATGAGTCAAAAAAAGTACATAGCAGGAACTCTGAATCACCTTTTGACCTCACCACAAAGCGGAAGGAGGAAAAACCAGTACCCTTTATGACCTCAAAGCCAGTTGCTCCACAGATATCAAACCCAGACCAACCCCTGGACTTGAGCATGGGCAGCAGGAGTCGGGCCAGTACCATCAAAACAGAGGAGCCCCggaaaaaacatgtgtttttagaGGACCAGGCAACAGATATCAACCAGCCCAGAGCCACTGCATCATCATTGCAACATGCTAGGCAAACCCCTTTCTTTATGGACCCAATTTACAG GGTTGAGAAAAGGAAATTAAATGATCCATTTGAAGCTCTCAAGGTAAAATACATGAGGCACACTCCAGGATTCCTCTTTCACCCACAG ATGTCAGCTATTGAAAACATGGCAGAGACACTGGAGAGTTATAATTCAGTAAAACCAGAGGCCAGCGATCTTATACGGTCTGTCCCTTCCATGTTTGACTTCAGGGCCCCTCCAAATGCTCTTCCTGAGAACTTATTGCGAAAGGGCAAGGAGCGCTATACCTGCAG GTACTGTGGTAAGATCTTTCCACGCTCTGCAAACCTAACCCGTCACCTGCGGACACACACCGGAGAACAGCCTTACAG GTGCAAATACTGTGATCGTTCTTTCAGTATCTCCTCCAATTTGCAGCGGCACATTCGTAACATTCATAACAAGGAGAAGCCATTCAAGTGCCACCTGTGTGACCGGTGCTTCGGCCAGCAGACCAACCTGGACAGGCatttgaagaaacatgagaatggaAATGTGTCAG gtaCTGCAATGTCATCACCTCAGTCCGAACTGGACAGCAGTAGTGCAATATTGGACGACAAAGAGGAcacttattttaatgaaatacgGAATTTCATTGGGAACACCAGACAGAACAATCAGTCACCTGAGCATTCCGAGGAAGG TTTGAATGGAAACCAGTTTGACGAGGATAAAGGCTTGATCCCTGGTCATGAGTCACATGACCTAGaagaggaggaggcagaggaTGACCTGGGTGtagaggaagatgaggaagaagAACAGAGTGACATCACGGGAAAACTAGTGGGTGAACCAATCCCAAGCAACGTGGATGATGACATCACCCACAATGAAATTGACTTTGAAGGGCCGAATGACATGCAATTAAACTGCATTTCGTCTCCTAAAAG GTttaaggaggaggaggaggaggagcaggataAGAGTGGGTTCTCTGCGTTGGACCACATTCAGCGCTTCACAGACATGCGGAAAATGGAGGAGAGCGAGTACAGGGAAGCAGAACTGGCAGCTTTCAGTGCCGCCCACCTGCCCGAAGCTATAAAGCAACCGCTCTACAGAAAGTCAAAGTCACAG gcaTATGCCATGATGCTTTCTCTGGCGGACAAGGATTCTATCCATGCCACCTCCCACACTCCTGCAAACATGTGGCACAGCATGGCCAGAGCTGCTGCCGAGTCCAGCGCCATCCAGTCACTGAGCCACGTATGA
- the LOC121326704 gene encoding histone-lysine N-methyltransferase MECOM-like isoform X5 — protein sequence MRSKGRARKLATSDEGLYEGYPGIALDEITEADSELASFSLPAQDLTSPAVSSEVYTPKEGSPYQAPIYIPDDLPLPPDFELRESDIPSAGLGIWTKRKVNKGERFGPYVGEQQSSLRDPSLGWEILDESGNVKFCIDASQSDIGSWLKHIQFAQCYDQHNLVACQINDQIFYRATRDIEPAEELLLFTKGEEYSYETMAPDIHEERQYRCEECDKFFESKTELLDHQKYPCSSAHSAFSIVDKDFQHKLGDSEHDLQDFHNLHDPQECKECDQVFPDAQSLERHMLTHSEEREYKCDQCPKAFNWKSNLIRHQMSHDSGKHYECENCSKQVFTDPSNLQRHIRSQHVGARAHACPDCGKTFATSSGLKQHKHIHSSVKPFMCEVCHKSYTQFSNLCRHKRMHADCRTQIKCKDCGQMFSTTSSLNKHRRFCEGKNHFAAGGLFGQSISLPGTQILDKTAMANINHSAPGLVDYFGTNRHHGGLTFPAAPGFPFSFPGLFPSGLYHRPPLITASSPAKSPLGTEQNKSPLLTPPQVLSGAPDLFKALNEKSSLTETRSVEHQTGKSSKERPLEKMSDQSESSDLDDVSTPSGSDLETTSGSDLESDLESDKEKNKQNGKALEGKMNNPQNFAAMNNKKKEFSNHSLFPPSLDEQTAVSGAVNDSIKAIASIAEKYFGSTGLAGLQDKKVGALPYPSMFPLPFFPAFSQPMYPFPDRDLRSLPVKMEPQSPSNESKKVHSRNSESPFDLTTKRKEEKPVPFMTSKPVAPQISNPDQPLDLSMGSRSRASTIKTEEPRKKHVFLEDQATDINQPRATASSLQHARQTPFFMDPIYRVEKRKLNDPFEALKVKYMRHTPGFLFHPQFRLPDQRTWMSAIENMAETLESYNSVKPEASDLIRSVPSMFDFRAPPNALPENLLRKGKERYTCRYCGKIFPRSANLTRHLRTHTGEQPYRCKYCDRSFSISSNLQRHIRNIHNKEKPFKCHLCDRCFGQQTNLDRHLKKHENGNVSGTAMSSPQSELDSSSAILDDKEDTYFNEIRNFIGNTRQNNQSPEHSEEGLNGNQFDEDKGLIPGHESHDLEEEEAEDDLGVEEDEEEEQSDITGKLVGEPIPSNVDDDITHNEIDFEGPNDMQLNCISSPKRFKEEEEEEQDKSGFSALDHIQRFTDMRKMEESEYREAELAAFSAAHLPEAIKQPLYRKSKSQAYAMMLSLADKDSIHATSHTPANMWHSMARAAAESSAIQSLSHV from the exons ATCTTGGACGAGTCTGGCAATGTGAAGTTCTGCATCGATGCCAGTCAGTCGGATATAGGAAGCTGGCTCAAACACATTCAGTTTGCCCAGTGCTATGATCAGCACAATCTTGTTGCATGCCAGATAAACGATCAG atATTCTACAGAGCCACAAGAGACATAGAACCAGCGGAGGAGCTATTGCTGTTTACGAAGGGTGAAGAATATTCATATGAAACAATGGCTCCAGATATACATG AGGAGCGACAGTATCGTTGTGAGGAATGTGACAAGTTCTTTGAGTCCAAAACTGAGCTGCTAGACCACCAGAAGTACCCCTGCAGCTCGGCACACTCTGCATTCTCCATTGTGGACAAGGACTTCCAACATAAACTGGGGGACAGCGAGCATGACCTGCAGGATTTCCACAATCTCCACGATCCCCAGGAGTGCAAGGAGTGCGACCAAGTGTTTCCAGATGCGCAAAG CCTGGAGAGACACATGTTGACCCACTCTGAGGAGCGTGAATATAAGTGTGACCAGTGCCCTAAGGCCTTCAACTGGAAGTCTAATCTGATTCGCCATCAGATGTCACATGACAGTGGAAAGCACTATGAGTGTGAAAACTGTTCAAAG CAGGTATTCACAGACCCCAGTAACCTCCAGAGACACATTCGCTCACAGCATGTGGGCGCTAGGGCTCACGCTTGTCCAGACTGTGGGAAGACCTTTGCCACCTCATCTGGGCTAAAGCAGCACAAGCATATCCACAGTAGTGTCAAGCCCTTCATGT GTGAAGTGTGCCACAAGTCCTACACTCAGTTCTCGAACCTTTGCCGCCACAAGCGGATGCACGCTGACTGCAGAACACAGATTAAATGCAAAGACTGTGGACAAATGTTCAGCACTACATCCTCCCTGAATAAGCATAGGAGGTTCTGTGAGGGAAAGAACCATTTTGCTGCTGGGGGGCTGTTTGGTCAAAGCATTTCACTCCCTGGTACACAAATTCTGGATAAAACAGCTATGGCTAATATCAATCATAGTGCCCCAGGTCTGGTTGACTATTTTGGGACAAACAGGCATCATGGTGGTCTGACCTTTCCTGCAGCCCCAGGCTTTCCTTTTAGCTTCCCTGGTCTGTTTCCTTCAGGACTTTATCATAGACCACCGTTGATAACGGCAAGTTCCCCTGCGAAAAGTCCGCTAGGtactgaacaaaacaagagccCTCTTCTGACCCCCCCACAGGTGCTGTCTGGTGCTCCAGAcctttttaaagcactgaatgagAAGTCTTCGCTTACTGAAACCAGATCAGTGGAACATCAGACTGGTAAGTCTTCCAAAGAGAGACCCCTTGAAAAAATGAGTGACCAGTCTGAGAGCAGCGACCTGGATGATGTCAGCACACCCAGCGGCAGTGACTTAGAGACGACCTCTGGCTCTGATCTGGAGAGCGATCTGGAGAGTGATAAAGAGAAGAACAAGCAGAACGGGAAGGCTCTTGAAGGCAAAATGAACAACCCTCAGAACTTTGCTGCCATGAACAATAAGAAGAAGGAATTCTCCAACCACTCACTGTTTCCTCCTTCGCTCGATGAACAGACTGCTGTTTCGGGGGCTGTTAATGACTCTATAAAGGCCATCGCATCCATTGCTGAAAAATATTTTGGGTCTACTGGGCTTGCGGGGTTGCAGGACAAAAAAGTTGGCGCTTTGCCCTACCCTTCAATGTTTCCTCTTCCATTTTTTCCGGCCTTCTCTCAACCAATGTATCCATTCCCTGACAGAGACTTGAGGTCTTTACCTGTAAAAATGGAGCCTCAATCACCCAGTAATGAGTCAAAAAAAGTACATAGCAGGAACTCTGAATCACCTTTTGACCTCACCACAAAGCGGAAGGAGGAAAAACCAGTACCCTTTATGACCTCAAAGCCAGTTGCTCCACAGATATCAAACCCAGACCAACCCCTGGACTTGAGCATGGGCAGCAGGAGTCGGGCCAGTACCATCAAAACAGAGGAGCCCCggaaaaaacatgtgtttttagaGGACCAGGCAACAGATATCAACCAGCCCAGAGCCACTGCATCATCATTGCAACATGCTAGGCAAACCCCTTTCTTTATGGACCCAATTTACAG GGTTGAGAAAAGGAAATTAAATGATCCATTTGAAGCTCTCAAGGTAAAATACATGAGGCACACTCCAGGATTCCTCTTTCACCCACAG TTTCGCTTGCCTGATCAGAGAACATGG ATGTCAGCTATTGAAAACATGGCAGAGACACTGGAGAGTTATAATTCAGTAAAACCAGAGGCCAGCGATCTTATACGGTCTGTCCCTTCCATGTTTGACTTCAGGGCCCCTCCAAATGCTCTTCCTGAGAACTTATTGCGAAAGGGCAAGGAGCGCTATACCTGCAG GTACTGTGGTAAGATCTTTCCACGCTCTGCAAACCTAACCCGTCACCTGCGGACACACACCGGAGAACAGCCTTACAG GTGCAAATACTGTGATCGTTCTTTCAGTATCTCCTCCAATTTGCAGCGGCACATTCGTAACATTCATAACAAGGAGAAGCCATTCAAGTGCCACCTGTGTGACCGGTGCTTCGGCCAGCAGACCAACCTGGACAGGCatttgaagaaacatgagaatggaAATGTGTCAG gtaCTGCAATGTCATCACCTCAGTCCGAACTGGACAGCAGTAGTGCAATATTGGACGACAAAGAGGAcacttattttaatgaaatacgGAATTTCATTGGGAACACCAGACAGAACAATCAGTCACCTGAGCATTCCGAGGAAGG TTTGAATGGAAACCAGTTTGACGAGGATAAAGGCTTGATCCCTGGTCATGAGTCACATGACCTAGaagaggaggaggcagaggaTGACCTGGGTGtagaggaagatgaggaagaagAACAGAGTGACATCACGGGAAAACTAGTGGGTGAACCAATCCCAAGCAACGTGGATGATGACATCACCCACAATGAAATTGACTTTGAAGGGCCGAATGACATGCAATTAAACTGCATTTCGTCTCCTAAAAG GTttaaggaggaggaggaggaggagcaggataAGAGTGGGTTCTCTGCGTTGGACCACATTCAGCGCTTCACAGACATGCGGAAAATGGAGGAGAGCGAGTACAGGGAAGCAGAACTGGCAGCTTTCAGTGCCGCCCACCTGCCCGAAGCTATAAAGCAACCGCTCTACAGAAAGTCAAAGTCACAG gcaTATGCCATGATGCTTTCTCTGGCGGACAAGGATTCTATCCATGCCACCTCCCACACTCCTGCAAACATGTGGCACAGCATGGCCAGAGCTGCTGCCGAGTCCAGCGCCATCCAGTCACTGAGCCACGTATGA